The proteins below are encoded in one region of Shewanella algae:
- a CDS encoding flagellar protein MotY produces MWRKLFLLSTLCLPLSAMADLRHYVASLDDSHWRVAQNTPIGCSLEHDIPAYGKAVFSSHAGKELNLQFTLDMWQKPDAVTHARLMSKAPAWRPGVTSKAITELSYQKYFNGEVPKKAAWSMLAELDRGMEPTFYYSDWYNQSNKVAVGLSAANFAQKYREFKQCLANLLPYSFDDIAFTVLTYEMGGTELTRYSKAQLARVQEYLAYDPEVELVLIDAYTDSYGGRSINQKVSQQRAGSVKEFFVARGIPGDRIHTEGHGERRHVASNDSSDERARNRRVVIRISKPLQ; encoded by the coding sequence ATGTGGCGTAAACTGTTCCTGCTGTCGACTCTTTGTCTGCCGCTGTCGGCGATGGCGGATCTCAGGCACTATGTGGCGTCACTTGACGACTCTCATTGGCGCGTGGCGCAAAATACCCCCATAGGTTGCAGCCTGGAGCACGACATCCCCGCCTACGGCAAGGCGGTGTTTTCCAGTCATGCGGGTAAAGAGCTGAATCTGCAGTTTACTCTGGATATGTGGCAAAAGCCTGATGCCGTGACCCATGCCCGCTTGATGAGCAAGGCGCCGGCCTGGCGTCCCGGGGTGACATCCAAGGCGATTACCGAGTTGAGCTACCAGAAATACTTCAATGGTGAAGTGCCGAAAAAGGCCGCCTGGTCCATGCTGGCAGAGCTGGATCGCGGTATGGAACCCACTTTCTACTACAGCGATTGGTACAACCAAAGCAACAAGGTGGCGGTCGGCCTTTCTGCGGCCAACTTTGCCCAGAAATACCGCGAGTTCAAGCAGTGCCTGGCCAATCTATTGCCTTACAGTTTCGATGATATCGCCTTTACCGTGCTTACCTATGAGATGGGCGGTACCGAGTTGACCCGTTATTCCAAGGCGCAGCTGGCGCGGGTGCAGGAGTACCTGGCCTATGATCCCGAAGTGGAACTGGTGCTGATAGACGCCTATACCGACAGCTATGGTGGTCGTAGTATCAACCAGAAGGTGTCTCAGCAGCGCGCCGGTTCAGTCAAAGAGTTCTTCGTGGCGCGGGGTATCCCGGGTGACAGGATCCATACCGAAGGGCACGGCGAGCGCCGCCATGTGGCTTCAAACGACTCCAGTGACGAGCGGGCCCGCAACCGCCGGGTGGTTATCCGGATAAGCAAACCTCTGCAATAA